The following proteins come from a genomic window of Streptomyces sp. GS7:
- a CDS encoding TetR/AcrR family transcriptional regulator, with amino-acid sequence MNGEHDAPRRQRLTRAEAKARTRTLLLDAAARIFARKGFTGASVEEIAEAAGFSTGALYSNFDSKEALFLELLSDRQNDRIAEAARALDSHEAGTGEAAAELGRLLIDVADKDIDFAPLQAEFWLYAVRNPQALETMAAKLREPRQALEQVISTSLAERGAPEEVSAEAVATVVAALFQGLVRLRRLDPSSVSEELFAQALTWLFAGINAAGTSTGTDDD; translated from the coding sequence ATGAACGGCGAGCACGATGCACCCCGACGCCAGCGCCTGACCCGCGCCGAGGCCAAGGCCCGTACCCGGACGCTGCTGCTGGACGCGGCGGCGCGGATCTTCGCCCGCAAGGGCTTCACCGGCGCCTCGGTGGAGGAGATCGCCGAGGCCGCCGGCTTCTCCACGGGCGCGCTGTACTCCAACTTCGACAGCAAGGAAGCCCTCTTCCTGGAGCTGCTGTCCGACCGTCAGAACGACCGCATCGCGGAGGCCGCCCGCGCCCTGGACAGCCATGAGGCGGGCACCGGGGAGGCCGCCGCCGAGCTGGGCCGCCTGCTGATCGACGTCGCCGACAAGGACATCGACTTCGCCCCGCTCCAGGCCGAGTTCTGGCTGTACGCGGTCCGTAATCCGCAGGCGCTGGAGACCATGGCGGCCAAGCTGCGCGAACCCCGCCAGGCGCTGGAACAGGTGATCAGCACCTCGCTGGCCGAGCGCGGCGCACCCGAGGAGGTCTCCGCCGAAGCCGTGGCCACCGTGGTCGCGGCGCTGTTCCAGGGCCTGGTGCGGCTGCGGCGCCTCGACCCCTCAAGCGTGTCGGAAGAACTCTTCGCCCAGGCCCTGACCTGGCTGTTCGCCGGCATCAATGCGGCCGGTACGTCCACCGGCACCGATGACGACTGA
- a CDS encoding glyceraldehyde-3-phosphate dehydrogenase, with protein MTVNEDSFTDWKSREEIAESMIPIIGKLHRERDVTVLLHSRSLVNKSVVSILKTHRFARQIAGEELSVTETLPFLQALAALDLGPSQIDIGMLAATYKTDGRGLAVEEFTAEAVAGATGANKIECREPRDVVLYGFGRIGRLIARLLIEKAGSGNGLRLRAIVVRGGGDQDIIKRASLLRRDSIHGQFQGTITVDEANSKIIANGNEIKVIYSDDPTSVDYTAYGIKDAILIDNTGKWRDREGLSRHLRPGIDKVVLTAPGKGDVPNIVHGVNHDTIKPDEQILSCASCTTNAIVPPLKAMADEYGVLRGHVETIHSFTNDQNLLDNYHKSDRRGRSAPLNMVIAETGAASAVAKALPDLKATITGSSVRVPVPDVSIAILSLRLGRETTREEVHDYLRNVSLTSPLKRQIDFTTAPDAVSSDFIGSRHASIVDAGATKVDGDNAILYLWYDNEFGYSCQVIRVVQHVSGVEYPTYPVPVA; from the coding sequence GTGACTGTCAACGAAGACTCGTTCACTGACTGGAAGAGCCGCGAGGAGATCGCGGAGTCGATGATCCCGATCATCGGGAAGCTGCACCGGGAGCGGGATGTCACCGTCCTGCTGCACAGCCGCTCCCTGGTGAACAAGTCGGTGGTCAGCATTCTCAAGACCCACCGATTCGCCCGGCAGATCGCCGGCGAGGAGCTCTCGGTCACCGAGACGCTGCCGTTCCTGCAGGCCCTCGCCGCGCTCGATCTCGGCCCTTCGCAGATCGACATCGGCATGCTCGCCGCGACGTACAAGACCGACGGCCGCGGTCTGGCGGTGGAGGAGTTCACCGCCGAGGCCGTCGCGGGCGCCACGGGTGCCAACAAGATCGAGTGCCGCGAGCCGCGCGACGTCGTGCTCTACGGTTTCGGCCGCATCGGCCGCCTCATAGCCCGCCTCCTCATCGAGAAGGCCGGCTCCGGCAACGGCCTGCGGCTGCGCGCCATCGTCGTGCGCGGGGGCGGGGACCAGGACATCATCAAGCGCGCCTCACTGCTCCGCCGGGACTCCATCCATGGGCAGTTCCAGGGCACGATCACCGTCGACGAGGCGAACAGCAAGATCATCGCCAACGGCAACGAGATCAAGGTGATCTACTCCGACGACCCGACGTCGGTGGACTACACGGCGTACGGCATCAAGGACGCCATCCTCATCGACAACACCGGCAAGTGGCGCGACCGCGAGGGCCTGTCCCGCCACCTGCGCCCCGGCATCGACAAGGTCGTCCTCACCGCGCCGGGCAAGGGCGACGTCCCGAACATCGTGCACGGCGTCAACCACGACACGATCAAGCCGGACGAGCAGATCCTGTCCTGCGCCTCCTGCACCACCAACGCCATCGTGCCGCCGCTGAAGGCGATGGCGGACGAGTACGGCGTCCTGCGCGGTCACGTGGAGACCATCCACTCGTTCACCAACGACCAGAACCTGCTGGACAATTACCACAAGTCGGACCGTCGTGGCCGTTCCGCGCCGCTCAACATGGTCATCGCCGAGACCGGTGCGGCCTCCGCGGTCGCCAAGGCGCTGCCCGACCTCAAGGCGACGATCACAGGCAGCTCGGTCCGCGTCCCGGTGCCGGACGTCTCGATCGCCATCCTCAGCCTCCGCCTCGGACGCGAGACCACCCGCGAGGAGGTCCACGACTACCTCCGCAACGTGTCGCTGACCTCGCCGCTCAAGCGCCAGATCGACTTCACCACCGCCCCGGACGCGGTCTCCAGCGACTTCATCGGCTCGCGCCACGCCTCGATCGTCGACGCCGGAGCCACCAAGGTCGACGGCGACAACGCGATCCTCTACCTCTGGTACGACAACGAGTTCGGCTACTCCTGCCAGGTCATCCGGGTCGTCCAGCACGTCTCCGGGGTCGAGTACCCGACCTACCCGGTGCCGGTGGCCTGA
- a CDS encoding ferredoxin, which translates to MRLVVDLNRCQSYGQCVYAAPAVFRFHGEESLEYDYAPDAGAHREVARAAAACPVQAITLSGATEPSPLSSERDR; encoded by the coding sequence CTGCGGCTGGTGGTGGATCTCAACCGGTGCCAGAGCTACGGACAGTGCGTCTACGCCGCGCCGGCGGTCTTCCGCTTCCACGGCGAGGAGTCGCTGGAGTACGACTACGCACCCGACGCCGGCGCGCACCGCGAGGTGGCGCGTGCCGCGGCGGCCTGCCCCGTGCAGGCGATCACGCTGAGCGGCGCCACCGAGCCGTCGCCGCTGTCCTCGGAGCGGGACCGGTGA
- a CDS encoding NAD(P)/FAD-dependent oxidoreductase, which translates to MSTPRRADAGRIVVVGASLAGLRAAEALRDEGFGGELTLVGDEPHEPYDRPPLSKAVLSGRLTTDRITLPRVRNIDARWLLGTAATRLDIPGRQVVLADGRRVDFDRLLIATGTRARPWPDAAGGGLAGVHTLRGRDDADRLRAALATGPRRVLVIGGGFTGGEVASGCRELGLEVTVVQRGAAPLASALGGVIGRVATGWHRAAGVDLRLHTTVRALEGDAHGRLRRARLSDGTAVDAEVAVVATGAPANTEWLAGSGLAADHRGVVCDGGCRALGADGAAVEDVFVAGDIARWPHPRFPGQLLRLDHWDNAVAQARTAAYNMTHASPNHRVHRALPAFWSNQFGVNLKSVGLPHLADQVAVTQGALDQRRFVAAYGLRGRLVAAVAVDSPRVLDGYAALIEAGAPFPPVLNAPDGPPQLRPVDAEFARPARDEPGGVRGHDTHAPAAATPAPTAHP; encoded by the coding sequence ATGAGCACGCCCCGCCGGGCCGACGCCGGCCGCATCGTCGTGGTGGGCGCCTCGCTGGCCGGGCTGCGCGCCGCCGAGGCGCTGCGGGACGAGGGGTTCGGCGGGGAACTCACCCTCGTCGGCGACGAGCCCCACGAGCCCTACGACCGGCCGCCGCTGTCGAAGGCGGTGCTGTCCGGCCGGCTGACCACCGACCGCATCACCCTGCCCCGGGTGCGGAACATCGACGCGCGGTGGCTGCTGGGCACCGCCGCGACCCGGCTGGACATACCCGGCCGCCAAGTGGTGCTGGCCGACGGGCGGCGGGTGGACTTCGACCGGCTGCTGATCGCCACCGGCACCCGCGCCCGGCCGTGGCCCGACGCGGCCGGCGGCGGCCTGGCGGGTGTGCACACGCTGCGCGGCCGGGACGACGCCGACCGGCTGCGCGCGGCGCTGGCCACCGGTCCGCGCCGGGTGCTGGTCATCGGCGGCGGCTTCACCGGTGGCGAAGTAGCCTCGGGCTGCCGGGAGTTGGGGCTGGAGGTGACCGTGGTGCAGCGCGGCGCGGCCCCGCTGGCGAGCGCGCTGGGCGGCGTGATCGGCCGTGTCGCCACCGGCTGGCACCGCGCCGCCGGGGTGGACCTGCGGCTGCACACCACGGTCCGTGCGCTGGAAGGCGATGCCCACGGCAGGCTGCGCCGCGCCCGGCTGTCCGACGGCACCGCGGTGGACGCCGAGGTGGCCGTGGTCGCCACCGGCGCGCCGGCCAACACCGAGTGGCTGGCGGGTTCCGGGCTGGCCGCCGACCACCGCGGGGTGGTGTGCGACGGCGGCTGCCGGGCGCTGGGCGCCGACGGGGCGGCCGTCGAGGACGTCTTCGTCGCCGGTGACATCGCCCGCTGGCCGCACCCGCGCTTCCCCGGGCAGCTGCTGCGCCTGGACCACTGGGACAACGCCGTGGCGCAGGCGCGGACCGCCGCGTACAACATGACACACGCCTCGCCGAACCACCGCGTCCACCGGGCGCTGCCCGCCTTCTGGTCCAACCAGTTCGGGGTCAACCTCAAGTCCGTGGGACTGCCGCACCTCGCCGACCAGGTCGCCGTCACCCAAGGAGCCCTGGACCAGCGCCGGTTCGTGGCCGCCTACGGACTCCGCGGCCGGCTGGTCGCGGCCGTCGCGGTGGACTCGCCGCGCGTCCTGGACGGCTACGCCGCGCTCATCGAGGCCGGGGCACCGTTCCCGCCGGTGCTCAACGCGCCCGACGGACCGCCGCAACTCCGGCCCGTCGACGCGGAGTTCGCGCGCCCGGCCAGGGACGAGCCCGGCGGCGTGCGCGGCCACGACACCCACGCCCCGGCAGCCGCCACCCCGGCCCCGACCGCCCACCCGTAG